The following proteins are co-located in the Rippkaea orientalis PCC 8801 genome:
- a CDS encoding thioredoxin family protein, whose protein sequence is MSESTSINRLRNIIIALAAIALSTAIFFGFQTQTTSVSLAAQAEQSTPLEVALTNGKPTLTEFYANWCGSCQAMAPELAKIKEKYAESVNFVMLNVDNSKWLPEILRYRVDGIPHFVFLNTTGEAIAETIGEQPSSVMEANLDALLANLTLPYAYATGQTSDFKASVSVSQPNSTDPRSHGAQVKVGS, encoded by the coding sequence ATGTCTGAAAGCACCAGTATCAATCGTCTGAGAAATATTATAATTGCCCTAGCAGCGATCGCCCTAAGTACCGCTATCTTTTTCGGGTTTCAAACTCAGACCACTTCTGTCTCTTTAGCAGCGCAAGCGGAACAATCTACTCCTCTAGAAGTAGCCTTAACCAATGGCAAACCAACTCTAACCGAATTTTACGCTAACTGGTGTGGTAGTTGCCAAGCCATGGCTCCGGAACTGGCTAAAATCAAAGAAAAATACGCTGAATCGGTGAACTTTGTCATGCTCAATGTAGATAATAGTAAATGGTTGCCAGAAATCCTACGTTATCGAGTTGATGGGATTCCTCACTTTGTCTTTTTGAACACCACAGGAGAAGCCATTGCTGAAACCATTGGGGAACAACCGTCATCTGTCATGGAAGCAAATTTAGACGCTTTACTTGCTAATTTAACGCTTCCTTATGCCTATGCGACCGGTCAGACCTCTGATTTTAAGGCTTCTGTTAGTGTTTCTCAACCCAATTCAACCGACCCCCGTAGCCACGGTGCACAGGTCAAGGTGGGCAGTTAG
- a CDS encoding bifunctional orotidine-5'-phosphate decarboxylase/orotate phosphoribosyltransferase, translating into MSFFEKLTQAITYHETLLVVGLDPNPEMMLQYHYNDCSPDSLKKQWSTWLKSIISETMGSVCAYKPTLGFYQVLGALGLELLSEIIAEIPPDIPIILDAKHGDLNTSTIFAKAIFEQWKVDAVTVSPYSGHDQVAPFLVYPDKGVFVLCHSSNPGAIALQEYPTPETPFYLQVVKEAKMWGTIEQVLLEVGTTDVEVIKKIRSIAPERFILMRSIWSQKNQLETILTAGLNSNGDGLLIPIPQDFLKADHLKEQVKTLNQEINRTRNQIMSQQNSCQLWTSDVCLFNPHPYQDLILQLYDIGCLLFGEYVQASGATFSYYIDLRQIISNPQIFHQVLRAYADILDQLEFDRIAGIPYGSLPTATGLSLMLHHPMIYPRKEIKAHGTRRLIEGEFNPGEKVVLIDDILITGKSVIEGAEKLQSSGLIVKDIVVFIDHEENVKDKIESYGYTAYSVLKISEITETLYAAGRINQEQYQRLS; encoded by the coding sequence ATGAGTTTTTTTGAGAAATTGACCCAAGCCATAACCTATCATGAAACGTTATTGGTTGTTGGACTTGATCCTAATCCAGAAATGATGCTCCAATACCATTATAACGACTGCTCACCAGACTCTTTGAAAAAACAGTGGTCAACTTGGCTTAAATCGATTATTAGCGAGACGATGGGATCAGTTTGTGCCTATAAACCCACCTTGGGATTTTACCAAGTATTAGGAGCGTTAGGGTTAGAATTACTGTCTGAAATTATCGCAGAAATTCCCCCAGATATTCCGATTATTTTAGATGCAAAACACGGGGATCTTAATACCAGTACGATTTTTGCTAAGGCAATTTTTGAACAGTGGAAAGTGGATGCAGTCACGGTTAGTCCCTATAGTGGCCATGATCAGGTTGCTCCTTTTTTAGTTTATCCTGATAAGGGTGTTTTTGTGCTGTGTCATTCTTCTAATCCCGGGGCGATCGCTTTACAGGAATACCCGACTCCTGAAACGCCTTTTTATCTACAGGTGGTTAAAGAAGCGAAAATGTGGGGAACAATAGAACAAGTTTTATTAGAAGTCGGAACGACTGATGTAGAGGTGATTAAAAAAATTCGCTCAATTGCACCTGAAAGATTTATTTTAATGCGAAGTATTTGGTCACAAAAAAATCAACTTGAAACCATTTTAACGGCAGGTTTAAATAGCAATGGGGATGGGTTATTGATTCCGATTCCTCAAGATTTTTTAAAGGCAGACCATTTAAAAGAACAGGTTAAAACTCTAAATCAAGAGATTAATCGAACTCGAAATCAAATTATGAGTCAACAGAATAGTTGTCAATTGTGGACTTCTGATGTCTGTTTATTTAATCCCCATCCCTATCAAGATTTGATTTTGCAATTATATGATATTGGTTGTTTGCTATTTGGGGAATATGTGCAAGCATCGGGAGCAACTTTTTCCTATTATATTGATCTGAGGCAAATTATTTCTAATCCTCAGATTTTCCATCAAGTATTAAGAGCTTATGCTGATATTCTTGACCAATTAGAATTTGATCGCATTGCGGGTATTCCCTATGGTTCTTTACCGACAGCAACAGGGTTATCTTTGATGTTACATCATCCGATGATTTATCCTCGTAAAGAAATTAAAGCTCATGGAACTCGTCGCTTAATTGAAGGGGAGTTTAACCCCGGAGAAAAAGTTGTTTTGATTGATGATATTTTAATTACGGGTAAAAGTGTAATAGAAGGAGCGGAAAAATTACAATCTTCTGGATTAATTGTCAAAGATATTGTGGTTTTTATTGACCATGAAGAAAATGTTAAAGATAAGATTGAAAGTTATGGTTATACAGCCTATTCTGTGTTAAAAATTTCTGAAATTACAGAGACTTTATATGCAGCAGGACGCATTAATCAGGAGCAATATCAGCGTTTATCTTAA